A single Oncorhynchus mykiss isolate Arlee chromosome 24, USDA_OmykA_1.1, whole genome shotgun sequence DNA region contains:
- the znf296 gene encoding B-cell lymphoma/leukemia 11B: MSRRKQGSRPQHLSAIQDAPEPLDAAIPSLEERGSLPRVRGIEEDRDLLTCGQCSQAFPLAHILAFIQHKQGGCRSRNHTPNTHTPPSPANRTQRRGDVTQVEAGFVELRSLTDMSSGEEHSVKMEANRTEEPSCFTCQLCECVLPSAWALLQHAQHTHSFSIYQEDGEKDDEEKMGRGRHQHSKPAATLDPCQLSHTLATAFHPSILRLPRIFSPRQNRRPASRASSIPSSRERQALNFCLRELVEGSSNTTILTTAGDLVTSPSPSPPAASSFPQFGPAQVGFPCELCGQGFQSLRSLSAHRRTHSCEQPYHCGLCDQAFAQSGQLARHMRSHRGETGVGGVGYEGVEVGLVGEDEGGRQGMRGRFVMQGTGERVLSGGPGERETSELDLSQSKPHSPGSGLILLASQPGGPDMSLFRLFQPQGEVVEGQEEPQHASPYASPSGGSLESGETGGSGESGIASGNCTPKRPEREERAQVGGEWVSERDGEKEWLAGGNIEVVQEWQRESERRGGGGNGAISSNSGNNDVGSGKKKKEEACEYCGKQFRNSSNLTVHRRSHTGERPYQCGLCSYACAQSSKLTRHMKTHGAHGARAPFLCQLCGVPFTVYATLEKHLKKVHGLSHARVGTYTQASAADANWALVKMEDGLVIKMEDEASTDQTESNMAAIEVVVEAEENQKGEVDGTVSPVVVEDSVGELPTEGSVDVGLV, encoded by the exons ATGTCCAGACGCAAACAAGGCAGCCGACCGCAACACCTGAGTGCAATTCAAG ATGCCCCTGAGCCCTTGGACGCTGCCATTCCATCGTTGGAGGAGAGGGGGTCCCTTCCCCGGGTCAGGGGTATTGAGGAGGATCGTGACCTGCTGACCTGTGGGCAGTGCAGCCAGGCCTTCCCTCTCGCCCACATCCTGGCCTTCATCCAGCACAAACAAGGGGGCTGCCGCTCCCGGAATCACACCCCCAACAcccacacccctccctctccagccAACCGGACACAGCGACGCGGTGATGTCACTCAGGTAGAGGCTGGGTTCGTGGAGCTGAGGAGTTTGACAGACATGTCCAGTGGGGAGGAGCATAGTGTGAAGATGGAGGCTAACAGAACAG AAGAGCCGTCCTGCTTTACCTGccaactgtgtgagtgtgtgttgccCTCTGCCTGGGCCCTGCTCCAACACGCCCAGCACACACACTCTTTTAGTATCTACCAGGAGGACGGGGAGAAGGATGACGAGGAGAAGATGGGAAGAGGGCGTCACCAGCACTCCAAACCTGCAGCTACCCTGGATCCCTGTCAACTGAGCCACACCCTGGCCACTGCCTTCCACCCTTCCATTCTGCGTCTGCCCCGCATCTTCAGTCCTCGTCAGAACCGCAGGCCAGCTTCTCGGGCAAGCTCCATACCTTCCTCCAGAGAACGACAGGCCCTCAACTTCTGTCTGAGAGAGCTGGTTGAGGGCAGTAGCAACACCACCATCCTCACCACTGCTGGAGATCTGGTCACCTCTCCATCGCCGTCCCCCCCGGCCGCCTCTTCCTTCCCCCAGTTCGGACCCGCCCAGGTGGGGTTTCCCTGTGAGCTGTGTGGCCAGGGCTTCCAGTCCCTCCGCAGCCTGTCAGCCCACCGGAGGACCCACTCATGTGAGCAGCCCTATCACTGTGGCTTGTGTGACCAGGCCTTTGCCCAGAGTGGTCAGCTGGCTCGCCACATGAGGAGTCATCGCGGAGAGACGGGTGTGGGTGGAGTGGGCTACGAGGGGGTGGAGGTGGGGCTGGTAGGGGAGGATGAGGGGGGTCGgcaggggatgagagggagatttGTAAtgcaggggacaggagagagggtgtTGAGTGGAGgaccaggggagagggagacCTCTGAGTTGGACCTATCCCAGTCCAAGCCTCACTCCCCAGGCTCTGGACTGATCCTGCTCGCTTCCCAGCCTGGAGGTCCAGACATGAGCCTGTTCAGGCTGTTCCAACCCCagggagaggtggtggagggtCAAGAGGAGCCCCAGCATGCGTCCCCCTACGCCAGCCCTTCAGGGGGGTCACTTGAAAGCGGAGAGACAGGGGGCAGCGGGGAGAGTGGCATCGCCAGCGGAAATTGCACCCCCAAACGTccggagagggaggagagggctcAGGTAGGGGGGGAGTGGGTGagcgagagggatggagagaaggagtggCTTGCAGGTGGGAACATCGAGGTGGTCCAGGAGTggcagagggagagtgaaaggagaggaggaggaggaaacggCGCCATCAGCAGTAACAGTGGTAACAACGATGTGGGAtcagggaagaagaagaaggaggaggccTGTGAGTACTGTGGGAAACAGTTCCGGAACAGCAGCAACCTGACGGTGCACCGCCGCAGCCACACGGGAGAACGGCCCTACCAGTGTGGCCTGTGCAGCTATGCATGCGCCCAGAGCTCCAAGCTCACACGCCACATGAAAACCCACGGCGCCCACGGGGCCCGCGCCCCGTTCCTGTGCCAGCTGTGCGGGGTGCCCTTCACTGTGTACGCCACCCTGGAGAAACACCTGAAGAAGGTGCATGGGCTGAGCCATGCCAGAGTCGGGACCTACACCCAGGCCAGTGCAGCTGATGCCAACTGGGCCCTTGTCAAAATGGAGGACGGGTTGGTCATCAAGATGGAGGATGAAGCCAGCACGGACCAGACCGAAAGCAACATGGCTGCCATCGAGGTGGTAGTGGAGGCTGAGGAGAACCagaaaggagaggtggatggTACTGTCAGCCCAGTCGTAGTGGAGGATAGTGTGGGTGAGCTTCCTACTGAAGGCAGTGTGGATGTGGGCTTGGTGTAA